In Prosthecochloris sp. GSB1, the following proteins share a genomic window:
- a CDS encoding ATP-dependent Clp protease ATP-binding subunit — MEGNFSNRVQDVIRHSREEALRLGHDYIGTEHLLLGLIKEGEGIAARILKNLNIDLYQLKQKIEESTHQKVAAAQMGNVPLTKQAEKVLKITYLEAKICKSNIIGTEHLLLSILKGEDNVAAQILEQFGVTYDAVRDELMTITSGKGESGDAPMEGAFSPGPEKTQKKQEQKRGERTKTPVLDNFGRDITRLAVEDKLDPIIGREKEIERVAQVLSRRKKNNPVLIGEPGVGKTAIAEGLALKIVQRKVSRILYDKRVVALDLAALVAGTKYRGQFEERMKALMNELERSRDVILFIDELHTIIGAGGASGSLDASNIFKPALARGELQCIGATTLDEYRQYIEKDGALDRRFQKIMVEPTSVDETIQILNNIKGKYEVHHHVRYDEVAIEKAVKLSERYITDRFLPDKAIDVMDEAGARVHLSNIHVPKNILDLEKAIEEIKAEKNRVVRMQNFEEAAKLRDSEKNLLESLEQAKQEWEERSAETVYDVTEADISSVIAMMTGIPVIKVAQSESKKLLNMESELKTQVIGQDEAIEKITKAIQRTRAGLKDPARPIGSFIFLGPTGVGKTELAKALTRYLFDSEEALIRTDMSEYMEKFSVSRLVGAPPGYVGYEEGGQLTEKVRRKPYSVVLIDEIEKAHPDVFNILLQVLDEGVLTDGLGRKVDFRNTVIIMTSNIGAKDIKSIGSGMGFATGDEAESSYKNMKSTVEDALKRVFNPEFLNRIDDTIVFHQLEKKHIFQIIDIIAAKLFKRLREMGIEVTVDDRAKEFLVEKGYDQKFGARPLKRAMQRFVEDPLAEEMLKGRFPEGSTIKIVFDEKNEKLKFVKSADAAKKSKKEKAEESLDEEVTDGKNQ; from the coding sequence ATGGAAGGAAATTTTTCGAACAGAGTGCAGGATGTCATCCGCCACAGCCGGGAGGAAGCGCTCAGGCTTGGTCATGACTATATAGGGACAGAGCATCTCCTTCTCGGTCTGATAAAGGAAGGGGAGGGCATAGCCGCAAGAATTCTCAAGAATCTCAATATAGATTTATATCAGCTCAAGCAGAAGATCGAGGAAAGCACCCACCAGAAAGTCGCCGCCGCCCAGATGGGCAATGTTCCGTTGACGAAGCAGGCGGAGAAGGTGCTCAAGATAACTTATCTCGAAGCCAAGATATGCAAGTCGAATATCATCGGCACGGAACATTTGCTGCTTTCGATTCTCAAGGGCGAGGACAACGTTGCCGCCCAGATTCTCGAACAGTTCGGGGTGACCTACGATGCCGTTCGCGACGAGTTGATGACCATAACCAGCGGAAAAGGTGAATCGGGCGACGCTCCGATGGAAGGCGCTTTTTCTCCCGGGCCTGAAAAGACACAGAAAAAACAGGAGCAGAAACGGGGAGAGCGGACCAAGACGCCGGTTCTGGACAACTTCGGCAGGGATATCACCCGGCTTGCGGTGGAAGACAAGCTCGATCCCATTATCGGCAGGGAGAAGGAGATCGAACGTGTCGCGCAGGTTCTGAGCCGCCGGAAAAAGAACAACCCGGTGCTGATAGGCGAACCGGGCGTCGGCAAGACGGCCATCGCCGAGGGACTGGCTCTCAAGATCGTTCAACGCAAGGTTTCGAGAATTCTTTACGATAAACGGGTCGTGGCGCTGGATCTCGCCGCTCTTGTCGCCGGGACGAAATACCGCGGCCAGTTCGAGGAGCGGATGAAGGCCCTGATGAACGAACTCGAGCGTTCGCGCGACGTCATCCTGTTCATCGACGAGTTGCATACCATTATCGGCGCTGGCGGAGCTTCCGGTTCACTCGATGCGAGCAATATCTTCAAGCCCGCGCTCGCGCGCGGCGAACTGCAATGCATCGGGGCGACGACGCTCGACGAGTACCGTCAGTACATCGAGAAGGACGGCGCTCTTGACAGGCGTTTCCAGAAAATCATGGTCGAGCCGACCTCGGTCGACGAGACGATCCAGATACTCAACAACATCAAGGGCAAGTATGAGGTGCATCATCATGTCCGTTACGACGAGGTGGCGATAGAGAAGGCCGTCAAGCTTTCGGAGCGTTACATCACGGACAGGTTTCTTCCCGACAAGGCGATCGACGTCATGGACGAGGCTGGCGCCAGAGTGCATCTGAGCAACATTCACGTACCGAAGAATATCCTCGATCTGGAAAAGGCGATAGAGGAAATCAAGGCCGAGAAGAACCGGGTCGTCAGGATGCAGAATTTCGAGGAGGCCGCAAAACTCCGCGACAGTGAGAAAAATCTTCTCGAATCCCTTGAACAGGCAAAGCAGGAGTGGGAGGAGCGTTCCGCTGAAACGGTTTACGACGTCACCGAAGCTGATATTTCTTCGGTCATAGCCATGATGACGGGCATACCCGTTATCAAGGTCGCGCAGTCGGAATCGAAAAAGCTGCTCAATATGGAGAGCGAGCTCAAGACGCAGGTTATCGGTCAGGACGAGGCGATAGAGAAAATTACGAAAGCCATCCAGAGAACCAGGGCCGGACTGAAGGACCCCGCACGACCCATAGGCTCGTTCATCTTTCTCGGACCGACAGGTGTCGGCAAGACGGAATTGGCGAAGGCCCTGACGCGCTATCTGTTCGACAGCGAAGAGGCGCTTATCCGAACCGACATGAGCGAGTACATGGAGAAGTTTTCAGTCAGCAGGCTTGTCGGGGCGCCGCCCGGATACGTCGGCTACGAAGAAGGCGGGCAACTGACCGAAAAAGTCCGCAGAAAACCCTATTCGGTGGTGCTTATCGACGAAATCGAAAAAGCCCATCCCGATGTGTTCAATATCCTTCTGCAGGTTCTCGATGAAGGGGTGCTGACGGACGGGCTTGGCCGGAAGGTCGATTTTCGCAATACCGTCATCATCATGACCTCTAACATCGGGGCCAAGGATATCAAGAGCATTGGCAGCGGCATGGGTTTCGCCACTGGCGACGAGGCGGAAAGCAGCTACAAGAACATGAAATCGACGGTGGAGGATGCACTGAAGCGTGTTTTCAATCCCGAGTTCCTGAACAGGATCGACGATACGATCGTTTTTCATCAGCTCGAGAAGAAGCACATCTTCCAGATTATCGATATCATCGCCGCGAAGCTCTTCAAGAGATTGCGCGAAATGGGCATCGAGGTCACCGTCGACGACAGGGCGAAGGAGTTTCTCGTCGAGAAGGGCTACGACCAGAAGTTCGGCGCCCGCCCGTTGAAGAGGGCCATGCAGCGTTTTGTCGAGGATCCCCTCGCGGAGGAGATGCTCAAGGGGCGTTTTCCCGAGGGAAGCACCATAAAGATCGTTTTCGACGAGAAGAACGAAAAGCTCAAGTTCGTCAAGTCAGCCGATGCGGCTAAAAAAAGCAAGAAGGAGAAGGCCGAGGAGTCGCTTGACGAAGAGGTCACCGACGGCAAGAACCAGTAA